The DNA segment TGAGGAGATAAAAAGCGGTAAATTTGAGTTTAAAACCGCCGACGAGGATATCCACATGGCGGTCGAAAAGCGCCTAAGCGAGCTCATCGGAAGCGATCTTGGCGGCAGGTTGCACACCGCGCGCAGCAGAAACGATCAGGTCGCGCTTGATTTTCGCCTCTACGTGCTTAAAAGCGGTGCCGCGCTCGCCGAAAAAACTCGCGAGCTAGTAGAGGCTCTGCGAGATATAGCTAGCGAGCACGCGGACACGCTGATGCCAGGCTACACGCACCTTCAGCACGCCCAGCCCGTGAGCCTTGCCTATCATTTGCTAGCTTATGCGTTTATGTTTCGCCGCGACTACGAGCGCTTTGCTAGCTCGCGCGAGCGAAATAATCTCTGTCCGCTAGGCTCTGCCGCGCTTGCTGGCACGCCGCATCCGATAAATCGCGAGATGGTCGCGCAGCAGCTGGGGTTTGCGGGAGTGACGCCAAACGCGATGGATAGCGTCAGCGACCGCGATTTTGCGCTGGAGATTTTGTTTAACGTAAGCGTGCTGATGACGCATGCGTCGCGCCTGTGCGAGGAGCTAATCTTGTGGAGCTCGCAGGAGTTCGGCTTTGTCACGATCAGCGACGCGTACAGTACGGGCAGCTCGATCATGCCGCAGAAGAAAAACCCCGACGTGTGCGAACTAATCCGCGGCAAAACGGGGCGCGTAAACGGCAATCTCGTCGCTCTGCTAACGGTGATGAAGGGCTTGCCGCTGGCATACAACAAGGACATGCAGGAGGACAAGGAGGGCGTTTTTGACAGCGTCTCTACCGCGCTTGCGAGCCTTGAAATCTTAAAACAGATGTTAAAAACGGCTAAATTTAACGAGCAAAATATGCTCGCGATGACCAGGCGCGGGCACCTCACGGCGACCGATCTGGCCGACTTTTTGGTGCGGGAGAAAAACGTGCCGTTTAGACAGGCGCACTTTATCACGGGCAAGGCCGTGGCGTATGCGGAAAATTTGGGTCTAGATTTGAGCGAGCTAAATGCGCAGCAGCTTGCAAGCGTGGATGAAAGCTTGGACGCGGGCGCGGTTAAATTTCTTGATCTAAACGCTTCTAAGGAGGCGCGCAAATCGCAAGGAGGCACGGCAAATGAGAGCGTGGCGGCGCAGATTGAAATTTTAAACAAGTGGCTGAAAGGCTAAATTTAAGGAGCCAAATTTGACCGTGCGAGAGCTTTGCGAGTATATAACGGATGAGGGCAGACATATTTTCATTGAGGTCGGCGGGGCGATGAGAACGAAAAGGTGCGATAAAAAAGAGCCGGCTAACGCAGTTTTTTAAATGCGAGAATGAAATTTTAAGCGTTTTAAAATTTAAGCGGCGAGAGCGTAAAAATTATGCTACCAAAACGGGCGGTTGCATAGAAGCGGGCGTGGGCGTGAGGATGGCGGGGAATTTGCCCGATATTTTTAACTAAAGACGCGCAGAGCCGGCTTAAGATACGTGGGCAAGGTCGCGCGGGAGTTAAGGACGGCGCGGGCAGTCGGGCGAAATTTAGCACTAAGCTCAGGCGAGATCGCACTGCTTGAGACCTACAAGACAGATAGATAGACGGAGACCGATAATTAAATTTCGAAGCCGAGATAAACGAAATTTTAAATTTTTACCGCCGAAAGGCGAAAATTTCATTATAATTATAAAAAAATAAGGAGGAAAAGATGTTTGGAAGCGGATATAAAAAGGAGTTAGAAGATAAAAATGCGGCTCTAGCGCAAGAAAATAAAAGCCTAAAAGCGCAGATCGAAAAGCTGCAAAGTGAGTTGGAGGCGGTAAAATCTAGTGCGGTAGGCAAGGAAGATACGCCAAAGCCTCAAGCGGAGACGGTGAAACTACTGCTGGCCAGCTATGCCGACGGTATGAATTTCTTGCAAGGTACGATGGAAGAAAACTTACAAATGCTTGAAAACATAAACGAGCTAAACAACCTCACCTTCGCCAAAACGGGCGAGTTGCGCGAGCAAACGAGCTTTATCGTGGGCTCGATGGAAAACGTCCAGCAAATGAGCGGCGACTTGCAAAACGACGCTTCGTCCCTAAATGATAGCGTGATGTCTATCGTGGAGATCATAAATCTAATCAAAGATATCTCGGATCAGACGAATTTGCTGGCGTTAAACGCGGCTATCGAGGCGGCACGGGCCGGCGAGCACGGGCGCGGGTTTGCCGTCGTGGCCGA comes from the Campylobacter rectus genome and includes:
- the argH gene encoding argininosuccinate lyase; translated protein: MWEGRFSEASSALLEEFNASIGFDRALWQEDIAGSKAHARMLGACGILKPDESEKIIAGLDAVFEEIKSGKFEFKTADEDIHMAVEKRLSELIGSDLGGRLHTARSRNDQVALDFRLYVLKSGAALAEKTRELVEALRDIASEHADTLMPGYTHLQHAQPVSLAYHLLAYAFMFRRDYERFASSRERNNLCPLGSAALAGTPHPINREMVAQQLGFAGVTPNAMDSVSDRDFALEILFNVSVLMTHASRLCEELILWSSQEFGFVTISDAYSTGSSIMPQKKNPDVCELIRGKTGRVNGNLVALLTVMKGLPLAYNKDMQEDKEGVFDSVSTALASLEILKQMLKTAKFNEQNMLAMTRRGHLTATDLADFLVREKNVPFRQAHFITGKAVAYAENLGLDLSELNAQQLASVDESLDAGAVKFLDLNASKEARKSQGGTANESVAAQIEILNKWLKG